In the genome of Methanococcoides burtonii DSM 6242, the window GAGGCTGATATTCAGGTTATCAGAAGGGATGCCCAGGCTATCTTTGATGTAATTCAGGATCTCTTTGTACTCAATTGATTCTTTTTTTATCATGTACAGTTATCACTATATTATGATAACTACTTAAACTTATCAGTGATACCTATCGTTACTTTGTGATATGCACATAATGTTATCACTGATATCCAGCACTGTCAGGAAGGCTCGGAAATAAGCCCGGCTAGCCTCTTCCTTTTCCAAATTCACTGTCTGAAAGTATCCTGCAGCAGCATTGCATCGTCCTCGAGGTTCGGACTTTCACAGATGACAAGCCCTTTTACGTCGAACTCCCTGAACACTGCCATAAGGTCGGTATAATTAAGGTCGGACTCCTGAAGGATCAGGTGGTTCTTTTCCCCTTTATTCCCATAGGCTATTCCGGATATGTGGCAGTGCATGTTTTCCAGTCCTTCCCTGCCAAGAGCACTTTCAACGCTCTCAAGGACACTACGGAATTCTTCTATAGTATTATACTCTCCGCAGCTACGTGCGTGCAGATGTGAGAAGTCTATGCAGGGCATAACCCCCTCGATGGCTGTCGCCATCATCAGGGTCTCCTCCAGACTGCCGAACTGGGTCGCTTTGCCGGTGGTCTCCGGTCGCAGCACTACATCGATGCCCTCGTCACTCAGTCCTGAGGTAAGACCTTCGAGCAGCCCGGTGACCTTTTCCATTACTTTTTTGCTGCTGTGGCCCTGATAATAGGCAGGATGGAATACGATGGATGATGCTCCGCAGAGGGCACCGATCCGGGCGGACTCATATATACGCTGTACACTGGCCGTGATCTTCTCTTCTTCAGCGGAATTGAGGTTGATGTAATAAGGTGCATGCACACTGAGGGCCACGTTCTCTTCTTCTGCTGTCTGCCTGACGTTTGCAGCGGTCTCTTCTTTCATGCGAACCCCTCGCACGAACTCCAGTTCCATGCAGCCAAGCCCAAGCTGGGCTATACGCCTGATGCCATCGATTGAGCCTTTTTTCTTTGAGCTTAATGGAGCTCCTGCTGTTCCGAAGAGCAGTTGCTTCATCACACAGTCCGCAGGAGTTCTCTTGCGTAAGCTGGGGGAGGAATGCGTCATTTTGTCAGTTCTTGTCATGTTCTTATACCTCGTTTACTTCTGTTTTGCCGTTATGTATATTGCCTATACAGTGTAATATATGAATGTGGATAGAACTATCAAACTGAAACTGGAGATGTCTGACGAAGGCAAAGAAAATCTCAAGCAAACAGTTGTGCTTTTCAACCAGGTTTTCAACGAGGTTGCTGAATATGGTTTCAACAACCATACTCATAGCAAGGTATCTATCCATCATGCTACTTACAAAGACATTAGAGAACAGCACCCTGAACTGCCGTCTTCGTTGGTCCAGGGTGCAAGAGACGTTGCGTGCGAAGCTCTCAAAGGTGTCAAACTTAAGACATGTCCAGAGAGTCAGCCGTACTCGGCGATCAGGTACAATAAGAGAGTTGTTACGATTCACATGCAGTACAACAGTGCTACGATTGCATCCATCCACGGCCGAGTAAATATCTCTTTCAATATACCTGAATACTACAAACAGTATCTTGGATGGGAAATTAGGAGTTCCACGCTTAGGTATGACCGCAGACAAGATGTTTTCTATCTGCATGTCACACTTCGTACTGAATCTCCTAAACCGGTCGGCAATACTATTCTTGGTATCGATCGAGGGATTGTCAATGTCGCGGTTTGTTCCAATAATGTTTTTTTCAATACGAGTAGCATCAAAAATACAAGAGCTAAATATGCATATCTCAGGAAGGAACTCCAGTCCAAAGGCACCAAATCTGCTAAACGTCTTCTTAAGAAGATCAGCAGAAAGGAAAGACGGTTTGTGACTGATGTTAACCATTGTATTGCCAAAGATATTGTCAATATGCCCTTTGATGTGATCGCTCTTGAAGACTTGACCAGCATTCGCGTTCAGAAACGCAAAGGTAAGAACTTTAACAGAAAACTCAACAATTGGAGTTTCTACCAACTTGAACAATTTATACGCTACAAAGCCGAAGCTGTGGCTAAACAAGTTGTTTCGGTTGACCCCAGATATTCCAGTCAAAAATGTTCCAAATGTGGACACATTTACAAAGGGAATCGGGATGGGAGTTCTTACCGTTGTCGCAATTGTGGATTTCAAATACATGCTGATCTCAATGCTGCTCGAAACATAGCTCAGGCAGGTATATCTTGCCTGAGTAGGCTGACTGTCAACCAGCCAAATGTAGGGTTGAAAGTTCCACTAGATGCAACTTAATGATTCACTTACAAGCCTCTTCCGTCAGGCTGGGGTAGTTGGCGCCATCCCCAGGTGAAGACGCAGTTCCTTTGCTTTCTCCTCGGATACTTTCTCTGCTACAAGCTCGAAGAAAGTGTCAACATCTTCATCCTCAAGGGATCGTATGTCCTCTTCTCCTTTCAGAGCAAGCTCTACAAGGTAGTCCAGCTCTTCCCCGGTAAGTCTTTCAAGTCTTTCCCTGAAATCATCAGAGTCCTCTACGAACTTGTGAGATATAGGTCTCAGAATGAACGGATACGGGTGCCCCATGGGCGACATGTGCGTACCGCCGTTCTCAGGTGCAAGCTTGTTGAAGATCTCTTTATCCCTGTCTGAAAATTCTCGTCCCATGCGTCACACTATGTCAGAATGATATAAAATCGTGTCTTTTTTGATTGGAACGTGTATGATATGTGTATATGAAAATTTGGAATATTTACTGGTGATGGATATATTGTTATTTTTATATATAGTTTCAAATTCGTTATGCTGCTCTGCAATATTTTTATGAAGGACGTTTACTTCTTATTACTGATATATATGTGTATGTGTTAATCTGTAATCCATTTATGGCACTTGTGTATTTCATAATCGGCATTATACGCCCTTCTTCATCATATTTATTTTTAATATGTGCATATATTTAATGGATACACTTATATGTTGTGAATTTTATAGCCATAAATCGGTGAGGTGGTTTGGTGATGTACAAATTTGTGGTCACTGATAAAATTATGATCAATATAGTCCTGAAAAATGAATGTGAGGTATGCCAATGACCGTGGTAGCGGCTATTCCTGCATACAATGCTGAGGTTCATATAAAGAACATCATTAAAAGAACGAAGTACTATGTAGATCATGTGATCGTTGTTGATGATGGTAGCAGTGATGCTACAGCTCATATTGCTACTAATATGGGTGCACGGGTTATCAGGCATGGTGACAATCTGGGGAAAGCTGCCGCACTGGCAACGGCTTTTGAGGCTGCAAAAAAATTAAACCCTGCTGTGCTTGTGACGATCTATGCTAATGGTTTTCATAATCCGGATGATATCCCTTCAATATTAAAACCTGTACTTTCAAAAGATGCGGATGTTGTAAACGGTGCTTACATTTCTTCTTCCAGTATTGGGCTTGATGCTACTTTTGATGATGCGGAGGATACAAATGAAGCCAGGCTCGTTAAGGATAGTGGTTTTCGTGCGTATTCTTCAAAGACGCTCGATACTTTCAAATTCACAAAGACCGATGGTGCTATTGAGGTCGAGCTTATCGATGAGGCTATTAATGCAGGCTTCAGGGTCAAAGAGGTGCCTATTAAGATAATCGATCCGGTCAAGCGGGAACTTCTTGCAAGAACACGCATAGGTGTGGTAGTACCCGCCTACAATGAGGAGAAGCTGATCAAAAATACTGTTGAAGGTATTCCTCAGTATGTTGACCGTATCTATGTGATAAATGATGCGAGCACGGATAATACTGCAAAGGTCATCGAGACGTTGAA includes:
- a CDS encoding glycosyltransferase family 2 protein, with the translated sequence MTVVAAIPAYNAEVHIKNIIKRTKYYVDHVIVVDDGSSDATAHIATNMGARVIRHGDNLGKAAALATAFEAAKKLNPAVLVTIYANGFHNPDDIPSILKPVLSKDADVVNGAYISSSSIGLDATFDDAEDTNEARLVKDSGFRAYSSKTLDTFKFTKTDGAIEVELIDEAINAGFRVKEVPIKIIDPVKRELLARTRIGVVVPAYNEEKLIKNTVEGIPQYVDRIYVINDASTDNTAKVIETLNDPRVVVITHETNKGVGAALINGYKKALRENMDVVAVMAGDDQMNPDQLYKLIIPIIEGRADYTKGNRLMDIEYHIGMSKWRKVGNAVLTILTKIGSGYWHIMDPQNGYTAISKDALIGIGLDDVYTYYGELRLTADFFQSKYFQLKF
- a CDS encoding RNA-guided endonuclease InsQ/TnpB family protein, whose translation is MNVDRTIKLKLEMSDEGKENLKQTVVLFNQVFNEVAEYGFNNHTHSKVSIHHATYKDIREQHPELPSSLVQGARDVACEALKGVKLKTCPESQPYSAIRYNKRVVTIHMQYNSATIASIHGRVNISFNIPEYYKQYLGWEIRSSTLRYDRRQDVFYLHVTLRTESPKPVGNTILGIDRGIVNVAVCSNNVFFNTSSIKNTRAKYAYLRKELQSKGTKSAKRLLKKISRKERRFVTDVNHCIAKDIVNMPFDVIALEDLTSIRVQKRKGKNFNRKLNNWSFYQLEQFIRYKAEAVAKQVVSVDPRYSSQKCSKCGHIYKGNRDGSSYRCRNCGFQIHADLNAARNIAQAGISCLSRLTVNQPNVGLKVPLDAT
- a CDS encoding TIM barrel protein, producing the protein MTRTDKMTHSSPSLRKRTPADCVMKQLLFGTAGAPLSSKKKGSIDGIRRIAQLGLGCMELEFVRGVRMKEETAANVRQTAEEENVALSVHAPYYINLNSAEEEKITASVQRIYESARIGALCGASSIVFHPAYYQGHSSKKVMEKVTGLLEGLTSGLSDEGIDVVLRPETTGKATQFGSLEETLMMATAIEGVMPCIDFSHLHARSCGEYNTIEEFRSVLESVESALGREGLENMHCHISGIAYGNKGEKNHLILQESDLNYTDLMAVFREFDVKGLVICESPNLEDDAMLLQDTFRQ